One Tachysurus vachellii isolate PV-2020 chromosome 8, HZAU_Pvac_v1, whole genome shotgun sequence genomic window carries:
- the irs2b gene encoding insulin receptor substrate 2 isoform X1: protein MASPPPAVGHSLSNNSVKKCGYLKKQKHGHKRFFVLKAQSEGFPARLEYYESEKKWRNKAAAKRIIPLDSCLNINKRADAKHKHLIALYTKDEYFAVAADNEQEQESWFGVLTDLMNEGRACEGTASHSASSLLRFDEANYGVVTPLTAAYKEVWQVNLKSRGLGQSRNLTGVYRLCLSSRTISFVKLNTDVASVILQLMNIRRCGHSDSFFFIEVGRSAATGPGELWMQADDSVVAQNIHETILEAMKAMKELMCEFRPRSKSQSSGTNPISVPARRHLNHLPPSQTGLPRRSRTDSVAALSPGAKFTSCRMRAASEGDGTTTRPVSLSVAGSPVSPGVNRTHLSRSNTVAARPCRTFETSSLQHSKSMCMPVSHSPPSVDASPVSLPSNGGARPASCTASIAGSPSDAGFISCDECGSSPGDAPHTLPSHRSSTPESFAETPPSRDGSDLYGYMIMDKLGVFAHSHGRLTRMVEEGVKDLEKSYRKRTYSLTMPHQKRVQSQVSSASLDEYTLMRATFKNAGHSGRSSHTASPKVAYPEDYGDIAIGFLQKSSSSNLGDDGYMPMTPGVATVGSKIENYMPMSPMCVSAPKQIINPRTHPLTVANSYRTNSPCSCSLDDSGYMRMLSSSKLSMDSSDGKLANTEYLNMSPVDPCVSDTPPDYYPTTVGGIEQHPSLRQPFSHSSLPCCYKPQQKIDNGDSDQYVLMSLQNWKIVEEPEKAAPKINPSSLKQSRADNMLHRSRISRPTRLPLDLVRTLPSMNEHPLPSEPKSPGEYINIDFSHATQRYSPPSTESPVSSVGSSSEQRSSLLSDYMNINLSSETQKSGDAAPFSPLDAMPELSVCPAPSEEEGEVNSYNLTSQVAPSCQAGMEKDEYTEMTFCVSASPPQPLSQTTNCTKPASPSSCARRLNLSDSLGVRTVESFLLGGTDTHQVDPDRGAKVIRADPQGRRRHSSETFSSTTTVTPVFPSFAHDARRHGSASVENVSALARNSDGSEEEYGSPMCRETSAGFQNGLNYIALNLMDEGLASCDALVRFKAASCCKGSLSAIHASLYGFKDTATAVKGKLY from the exons ATGGCGAGTCCGCCGCCAGCGGTCGGACACTCGCTTTCCAACAACAGTGTTAAAAAGTGTGGCTACCTGAAGAAGCAGAAACACGGACACAAGCGCTTTTTCGTGCTGAAGGCTCAGAGTGAGGGCTTCCCCGCTCGCCTCGAGTACTACGAGAGCGAGAAGAAATGGAGGAACAAGGCGGCTGCTAAGCGGATCATACCACTGGACTCGTGTCTGAACATCAACAAGCGAGCGGATGCCAAGCACAAGCACCTCATCGCACTGTACACCAAGGACGAGTACTTCGCCGTGGCCGCCGACAAcgagcaggagcaggagagcTGGTTTGGCGTCCTAACGGATCTGATGAACGAGGGCCGGGCGTGTGAGGGAACGGCGTCTCACTCGGCTTCTTCACTGCTCAGATTCGACGAGGCGAACTACGGCGTGGTGACGCCGCTCACAGCCGCTTACAAGGAGGTTTGGCAAGTGAACCTGAAGTCCAGGGGACTCGGACAGAGCCGGAACCTGACCGGAGTGTACCGGCTGTGCTTGTCGAGCCGCACGATTAGTTTTGTGAAACTGAATACGGACGTGGCGTCTGTGATTCTGCAGCTAATGAACATCCGGCGCTGCGGCCACTCGGACAGCTTTTTCTTCATTGAGGTGGGCAGGTCAGCCGCCACGGGCCCCGGTGAACTGTGGATGCAAGCAGACGACTCGGTGGTGGCGCAAAACATCCACGAGACGATACTGGAAGCTATGAAGGCTATGAAGGAACTGATGTGCGAGTTCCGGCCACGCAGCAAAAGCCAGTCATCGGGCACGAATCCAATTTCTGTGCCCGCGAGGCGGCATTTGAATCACTTACCGCCGAGTCAAACGGGACTGCCGCGGCGTTCGCGAACAGACAGCGTGGCCGCTTTGTCGCCCGGAGCCAAATTCACGTCATGCCGAATGCGTGCGGCGAGCGAGGGAGACGGCACGACGACGCGGCCGGTGTCTCTGTCAGTAGCGGGAAGTCCCGTCAGCCCCGGAGTAAACCGGACACATCTGAGCCGATCCAACACGGTGGCAGCCCGCCCTTGTAGGACGTTTGAAACCTCGTCTCTTCAGCACAGTAAGTCAATGTGCATGCCCGTGTCTCATTCCCCTCCATCAGTTGATGCCAGTCCTGTTAGTCTGCCCTCGAATGGTGGTGCCCGGCCAGCCAGCTGTACAGCCTCCATCGCAGGCTCACCCAGTGACGCCGGCTTCATCTCCTGCGATGAGTGCGGTTCCAGTCCAGGAGATGCACCACACACGTTACCGTCACACCGCAGCTCCACGCCAGAGTCTTTTGCTGAGACACCTCCCTCACGGGATGGCAGTGACTTGTATGGTTACATGATCATGGACAAGCTCGGTGTTTTTGCACATAGCCACGGGAGACTTACCCGCATGGTGGAGGAGGGTGTCAAGGACTTGGAGAAATCCTACAGAAAGCGGACGTACTCTCTCACTATGCCTCACCAGAAAAGAGTACAATCACAGGTGTCTTCTGCCTCGCTGGACGAGTACACACTCATGAGGGCCACTTTCAAAAATGCTGGGCATTCAGGACGCAGTTCGCACACTGCATCCCCTAAAGTAGCATACCCTGAGGATTATGGTGATATTGCAATTGGATTCTTACAAAAAAGCTCCAGTAGTAACCTAGGCGATGATGGCTACATGCCAATGACACCTGGTGTGGCAACAGTGGGTAGTAAGATTGAAAACTACATGCCCATGAGCCCCATGTGTGTCTCCGCCCCTAAGCAGATTATCAACCCTAGGACACACCCCCTCACTGTGGCTAACAGCTACAGGACCAACTCACCCTGCAGCTGCTCTCTGGATGACAGTGGCTACATGAGGATGCTAAGTAGCTCTAAACTCTCTATGGACAGCTCAGACGGGAAACTAGCCAACACCGAGTACCTCAACATGTCTCCTGTAGACCCGTGCGTCTCCGACACCCCCCCAGATTACTACCCCACTACTGTGGGTGGCATAGAACAGCACCCTTCTCTCAGACAACCTTTCTCTCACAGCTCTCTGCCGTGCTGCTACAAACCCCAGCAGAAAATAGATAATGGTGACAGTGATCAATATGTCCTCATGAGCCTACAAAACTGGAAGATTGTTGAGGAGCCAGAGAAGGCAGCTCCCAAAATAAATCCCTCTTCTCTGAAGCAAAGCAGAGCTGACAACATGCTCCACAGGTCCAGGATCAGCAGACCTACACGTCTGCCTCTGGATTTGGTTCGTACGCTACCTAGCATGAATGAGCACCCTTTGCCCTCTGAGCCCAAAAGCCCTGGTGAGTACATCAACATAGATTTCAGCCATGCTACACAGAGGTACTCCCCACCCTCCACAGAGAGCCCTGTGTCGTCCGTCGGCTCCTCCAGTGAGCAGAGAAGTTCCCTTCTTTCAGACTACATGAACATTAATTTAAGTTCAGAGACACAGAAGTCTGGAGATGCTGCTCCGTTCAGCCCCCTAGATGCCATGCCAGAGCTGTCAGTCTGCCCCGCCCCAAGTGAAGAGGAGGGAGAAGTAAACAGTTACAACCTCACATCACAGGTGGCACCTTCATGCCAGGCTGGCATGGAGAAAGATGAGTACACTGAAATGACATTCTGTGTGTCTGCTTCTCCTCCTCAGCCTTTATCTCAGACCACTAACTGTACCAAACCTGCCAGCCCATCATCCTGCGCACGGAGGTTAAATTTGAGCGACTCCCTGGGGGTGCGAACGGTTGAGTCATTCCTCCTGGGTGGCACCGACACTCACCAGGTAGACCCAGACCGCGGTGCCAAGGTGATACGTGCGGACCCCCAAGGACGAAGACGGCACAGCTCGGAAACCttctcctccaccaccaccgTCACACCCGTTTTCCCCTCCTTCGCACATGATGCAAGGCGGCATGGCTCAGCCTCCGTGGAAAATGTCTCTGCGCTGGCGAGGAACAGCGACGGCTCAGAAGAGGAGTACGGCAGTCCCATGTGCAGAGAAACATCAGCGGGCTTTCAAAACGGACTTAACTACATCGCCTTAAACCTTATGGATGAGGGGCTGGCCAGTTGCGATGCTCTGGTTAGATTCAAAGCTGCCAGCTGCTGCAAAGGGAGCCTGAGTGCAATACATGCCAGTCTTTATGGATTTAAGGACACAGCAACAGCAGTGAAAGGTAAGCTGT ACTAA
- the irs2b gene encoding insulin receptor substrate 2 isoform X2 translates to MASPPPAVGHSLSNNSVKKCGYLKKQKHGHKRFFVLKAQSEGFPARLEYYESEKKWRNKAAAKRIIPLDSCLNINKRADAKHKHLIALYTKDEYFAVAADNEQEQESWFGVLTDLMNEGRACEGTASHSASSLLRFDEANYGVVTPLTAAYKEVWQVNLKSRGLGQSRNLTGVYRLCLSSRTISFVKLNTDVASVILQLMNIRRCGHSDSFFFIEVGRSAATGPGELWMQADDSVVAQNIHETILEAMKAMKELMCEFRPRSKSQSSGTNPISVPARRHLNHLPPSQTGLPRRSRTDSVAALSPGAKFTSCRMRAASEGDGTTTRPVSLSVAGSPVSPGVNRTHLSRSNTVAARPCRTFETSSLQHSKSMCMPVSHSPPSVDASPVSLPSNGGARPASCTASIAGSPSDAGFISCDECGSSPGDAPHTLPSHRSSTPESFAETPPSRDGSDLYGYMIMDKLGVFAHSHGRLTRMVEEGVKDLEKSYRKRTYSLTMPHQKRVQSQVSSASLDEYTLMRATFKNAGHSGRSSHTASPKVAYPEDYGDIAIGFLQKSSSSNLGDDGYMPMTPGVATVGSKIENYMPMSPMCVSAPKQIINPRTHPLTVANSYRTNSPCSCSLDDSGYMRMLSSSKLSMDSSDGKLANTEYLNMSPVDPCVSDTPPDYYPTTVGGIEQHPSLRQPFSHSSLPCCYKPQQKIDNGDSDQYVLMSLQNWKIVEEPEKAAPKINPSSLKQSRADNMLHRSRISRPTRLPLDLVRTLPSMNEHPLPSEPKSPGEYINIDFSHATQRYSPPSTESPVSSVGSSSEQRSSLLSDYMNINLSSETQKSGDAAPFSPLDAMPELSVCPAPSEEEGEVNSYNLTSQVAPSCQAGMEKDEYTEMTFCVSASPPQPLSQTTNCTKPASPSSCARRLNLSDSLGVRTVESFLLGGTDTHQVDPDRGAKVIRADPQGRRRHSSETFSSTTTVTPVFPSFAHDARRHGSASVENVSALARNSDGSEEEYGSPMCRETSAGFQNGLNYIALNLMDEGLASCDALVRFKAASCCKGSLSAIHASLYGFKDTATAVKD, encoded by the exons ATGGCGAGTCCGCCGCCAGCGGTCGGACACTCGCTTTCCAACAACAGTGTTAAAAAGTGTGGCTACCTGAAGAAGCAGAAACACGGACACAAGCGCTTTTTCGTGCTGAAGGCTCAGAGTGAGGGCTTCCCCGCTCGCCTCGAGTACTACGAGAGCGAGAAGAAATGGAGGAACAAGGCGGCTGCTAAGCGGATCATACCACTGGACTCGTGTCTGAACATCAACAAGCGAGCGGATGCCAAGCACAAGCACCTCATCGCACTGTACACCAAGGACGAGTACTTCGCCGTGGCCGCCGACAAcgagcaggagcaggagagcTGGTTTGGCGTCCTAACGGATCTGATGAACGAGGGCCGGGCGTGTGAGGGAACGGCGTCTCACTCGGCTTCTTCACTGCTCAGATTCGACGAGGCGAACTACGGCGTGGTGACGCCGCTCACAGCCGCTTACAAGGAGGTTTGGCAAGTGAACCTGAAGTCCAGGGGACTCGGACAGAGCCGGAACCTGACCGGAGTGTACCGGCTGTGCTTGTCGAGCCGCACGATTAGTTTTGTGAAACTGAATACGGACGTGGCGTCTGTGATTCTGCAGCTAATGAACATCCGGCGCTGCGGCCACTCGGACAGCTTTTTCTTCATTGAGGTGGGCAGGTCAGCCGCCACGGGCCCCGGTGAACTGTGGATGCAAGCAGACGACTCGGTGGTGGCGCAAAACATCCACGAGACGATACTGGAAGCTATGAAGGCTATGAAGGAACTGATGTGCGAGTTCCGGCCACGCAGCAAAAGCCAGTCATCGGGCACGAATCCAATTTCTGTGCCCGCGAGGCGGCATTTGAATCACTTACCGCCGAGTCAAACGGGACTGCCGCGGCGTTCGCGAACAGACAGCGTGGCCGCTTTGTCGCCCGGAGCCAAATTCACGTCATGCCGAATGCGTGCGGCGAGCGAGGGAGACGGCACGACGACGCGGCCGGTGTCTCTGTCAGTAGCGGGAAGTCCCGTCAGCCCCGGAGTAAACCGGACACATCTGAGCCGATCCAACACGGTGGCAGCCCGCCCTTGTAGGACGTTTGAAACCTCGTCTCTTCAGCACAGTAAGTCAATGTGCATGCCCGTGTCTCATTCCCCTCCATCAGTTGATGCCAGTCCTGTTAGTCTGCCCTCGAATGGTGGTGCCCGGCCAGCCAGCTGTACAGCCTCCATCGCAGGCTCACCCAGTGACGCCGGCTTCATCTCCTGCGATGAGTGCGGTTCCAGTCCAGGAGATGCACCACACACGTTACCGTCACACCGCAGCTCCACGCCAGAGTCTTTTGCTGAGACACCTCCCTCACGGGATGGCAGTGACTTGTATGGTTACATGATCATGGACAAGCTCGGTGTTTTTGCACATAGCCACGGGAGACTTACCCGCATGGTGGAGGAGGGTGTCAAGGACTTGGAGAAATCCTACAGAAAGCGGACGTACTCTCTCACTATGCCTCACCAGAAAAGAGTACAATCACAGGTGTCTTCTGCCTCGCTGGACGAGTACACACTCATGAGGGCCACTTTCAAAAATGCTGGGCATTCAGGACGCAGTTCGCACACTGCATCCCCTAAAGTAGCATACCCTGAGGATTATGGTGATATTGCAATTGGATTCTTACAAAAAAGCTCCAGTAGTAACCTAGGCGATGATGGCTACATGCCAATGACACCTGGTGTGGCAACAGTGGGTAGTAAGATTGAAAACTACATGCCCATGAGCCCCATGTGTGTCTCCGCCCCTAAGCAGATTATCAACCCTAGGACACACCCCCTCACTGTGGCTAACAGCTACAGGACCAACTCACCCTGCAGCTGCTCTCTGGATGACAGTGGCTACATGAGGATGCTAAGTAGCTCTAAACTCTCTATGGACAGCTCAGACGGGAAACTAGCCAACACCGAGTACCTCAACATGTCTCCTGTAGACCCGTGCGTCTCCGACACCCCCCCAGATTACTACCCCACTACTGTGGGTGGCATAGAACAGCACCCTTCTCTCAGACAACCTTTCTCTCACAGCTCTCTGCCGTGCTGCTACAAACCCCAGCAGAAAATAGATAATGGTGACAGTGATCAATATGTCCTCATGAGCCTACAAAACTGGAAGATTGTTGAGGAGCCAGAGAAGGCAGCTCCCAAAATAAATCCCTCTTCTCTGAAGCAAAGCAGAGCTGACAACATGCTCCACAGGTCCAGGATCAGCAGACCTACACGTCTGCCTCTGGATTTGGTTCGTACGCTACCTAGCATGAATGAGCACCCTTTGCCCTCTGAGCCCAAAAGCCCTGGTGAGTACATCAACATAGATTTCAGCCATGCTACACAGAGGTACTCCCCACCCTCCACAGAGAGCCCTGTGTCGTCCGTCGGCTCCTCCAGTGAGCAGAGAAGTTCCCTTCTTTCAGACTACATGAACATTAATTTAAGTTCAGAGACACAGAAGTCTGGAGATGCTGCTCCGTTCAGCCCCCTAGATGCCATGCCAGAGCTGTCAGTCTGCCCCGCCCCAAGTGAAGAGGAGGGAGAAGTAAACAGTTACAACCTCACATCACAGGTGGCACCTTCATGCCAGGCTGGCATGGAGAAAGATGAGTACACTGAAATGACATTCTGTGTGTCTGCTTCTCCTCCTCAGCCTTTATCTCAGACCACTAACTGTACCAAACCTGCCAGCCCATCATCCTGCGCACGGAGGTTAAATTTGAGCGACTCCCTGGGGGTGCGAACGGTTGAGTCATTCCTCCTGGGTGGCACCGACACTCACCAGGTAGACCCAGACCGCGGTGCCAAGGTGATACGTGCGGACCCCCAAGGACGAAGACGGCACAGCTCGGAAACCttctcctccaccaccaccgTCACACCCGTTTTCCCCTCCTTCGCACATGATGCAAGGCGGCATGGCTCAGCCTCCGTGGAAAATGTCTCTGCGCTGGCGAGGAACAGCGACGGCTCAGAAGAGGAGTACGGCAGTCCCATGTGCAGAGAAACATCAGCGGGCTTTCAAAACGGACTTAACTACATCGCCTTAAACCTTATGGATGAGGGGCTGGCCAGTTGCGATGCTCTGGTTAGATTCAAAGCTGCCAGCTGCTGCAAAGGGAGCCTGAGTGCAATACATGCCAGTCTTTATGGATTTAAGGACACAGCAACAGCAGTGAAAG ACTAA